In Ogataea parapolymorpha DL-1 chromosome I, whole genome shotgun sequence, the following are encoded in one genomic region:
- a CDS encoding Conserved hypothetical membrane protein: protein MINDIESKSPENNGSALKDYINAVIGSENFKELKAEFARFHSERAKLAKEYHSSFSDKLDRTAAELRKSATIASKLMNDLTGYTKINKLKEKIVENEQKMRDLRALISESKQNYARALEEQTSAQKHINELLERKHSWSSQDLEKFTNLYRNGHELERRVEANFNKVAELEAKENDLHNELIQSIMERYHEEQVWSDKIRQFSTWGTIFIVCVNLLLMLLVQLLFEPWKRYRLLSSFESKVKELFETQGLENWDKLKSGLQNIERRLDKFEHVEGILPADFSWSSIRQWATKLRLIFFSDKFYKLDVSSVELTAFCGAISSIFLILGMVLSRLLL from the coding sequence CTGATCAATGACATAGAATCCAAAAGCCCTGAAAACAATGGGTCTGCCCTCAAGGATTACATCAATGCTGTCATTGGAAGCGAGAACTTCAAAGAGCTTAAGGCTGAGTTTGCACGTTTCCACTCCGAGCGAGCCAAATTAGCAAAAGAATACCACAGCTCTTTTAGCGACAAGCTCGACCGAACTGCCGCAGAGCTTAGAAAGAGTGCTACGATAGCCTCCAAACTCATGAACGACTTGACAGGATACACAaagatcaacaaactgaaggagaagataGTGGAAAACGAACAGAAGATGAGAGATTTAAGAGCCTTGATCAGCGAAAGCAAGCAGAATTATGCACGTGCTCTTGAAGAACAGACatcagcacagaaacatATCAACGAGCTTCTTGAACGGAAACACAGCTGGAGTTCTCAGGATCTCGAGAAATTTACGAATCTCTACAGAAACGGCCATGAATTGGAGCGCCGCGTGGAAGCGAACTTTAACAAAGTGGCAGAAttggaggccaaggagaaCGATTTGCACAATGAATTGATTCAGAGCATTATGGAGAGGTATCACGAAGAGCAGGTGTGGTCCGACAAGATTCGACAGTTTTCTACGTGGGGTACCATCTTCATCGTGTGTGTAAACTTGTTGCTGATGCTTTTAGTGCAGCTGTTATTCGAGCCTTGGAAAAGATATAGACTTCTGAGCTCTTTCGAATCGAAAGTtaaagagctttttgagacCCAGGGACTAGAGAACTGGGACAAACTGAAATCTGGATTGCAGAACATCGAGCGCAGACTCGACAAGTTCGAGCATGTTGAAGGCATACTACCTGCCGATTTCTCTTGGAGTAGCATAAGACAGTGGGCCACCAAGCTGAGACTTAtctttttcagcgacaaaTTCTACAAGCTTGATGTGTCGTCGGTGGAATTGACTGCATTCTGTGGCGCAATCAGCTCTATCTTCCTCATCCTAGGCATGGTTCTGTCTAGACTTCTCTTATAG
- a CDS encoding putative proteasome regulatory particle subunit Rpt3, translating into MEEIGIYPTHTPGIGQPVESINSNANGNANKNSTDVYLKLKKLEKELQLLMLQEDYIKDEQRHLKRELIRAQEEVKKIQSVPLVIGQFLEPIDQHTGIVSSTTGSNYVVRILSTLDRELLKPSASVALHRHSNALVDILPPEADSSISIVGENEKPDVTYNDVGGLDMQKQEIREAVELPLTQADLYKQIGIDPPRGVLLYGPPGTGKTMLVKAVANSSTASFIRVNGSEFVQKYLGEGPRMVRDVFRLARENSPSIIFIDEIDAIATKRFDAQTGADREVQRILIELLTQMDGFDQSTNVKVIMATNRPDTLDPALLRPGRLDRKIEFPSLRDRRERRLIFSTIAAKMSLSPEVDLDSLIMRNEPLSGAIIAAIMQEAGLRAVRKNRYVILQSDLEEAYTAQVKTGNEVDKFEFYK; encoded by the coding sequence ATGGAAGAAATTGGTATCTACCCAACACACACGCCTGGTATTGGTCAGCCTGTCGAAAGTATAAACTCGAATGCCAATGGTAATGCCAATAAGAATAGCACAGACGTTTATTTAAAActgaagaagctggagaaggaaTTGCAACTTCTGATGTTGCAAGAAGACTACATTAAAGACGAACAGCGCCACCTAAAGCGAGAACTGATCAGAGCACAGGAAGAAGTGAAGAAAATTCAGAGTGTTCCTCTTGTCATTGGACAGTTCTTGGAACCTATTGATCAGCACACAGGTATTGTTTCGTCGACTACGGGCTCCAATTACGTGGTTAGAATTTTGTCGACGTTGGACAGAGAGCTTTTGAAGCCTTCAGCCTCTGTTGCGCTCCACCGTCATTCTAATGCCCTTGTGGACATTTTACCACCAGAGGCAGACTCCTCGATATCGATAGTGGGAGAAAACGAAAAACCAGATGTCACATACAACGACGTGGGAGGATTAGACATgcaaaaacaagaaatcAGAGAGGCTGTGGAGTTGCCTCTCACGCAAGCAGATCTGTACAAGCAGATTGGTATAGATCCTCCTCGAGGTGTCCTTCTGTATGGTCCCCCAGGTACAGGTAAGACAATGCTGGTCAAGGCCGTTGCCAACAGCTCTACCGCTTCATTCATTAGAGTCAACGGCTCGGAGTTTGTGCAAAAGTATCTTGGAGAAGGCCCTAGAATGGTGAGAGACGTTTTCAGACTGGCCAGGGAAAACTCGCCATCTATTATTTTCATCGACGAAATTGACGCAATTGCCACAAAGAGATTCGATGCCCAGACCGGTGCCGACAGAGAGGTGCAAAGAATCTTGATAGAGCTTCTCACGCAGATGGATGGATTTGACCAATCCACCAATGTTAAGGTCATCATGGCCACTAATAGACCAGATACGCTGGACCCGGCTCTTTTGAGACCTGGAAGATTGGACAGAAAGATTGAGTTCCCCTCGCTAAGAGACAGAAGAGAGAGGAGATTGATTTTCAGTACAATTGCAGCCAAGATGTCGCTTTCCCCAGAGGTGGATCTGGATTCGTTAATTATGAGAAATGAGCCACTGAGTGGAGCTATCATCGCTGCCATTATGCAAGAAGCTGGTCTCCGTGCAGTGAGAAAGAACAGGTATGTTATCTTACAGAGCGATTTGGAAGAAGCGTACACGGCACAAGTGAAGACAGGAAATGAAGTCGATAAGTTTGAGTTCTATAAATAA